The Candidatus Zymogenus saltonus DNA window GATATTGAGGATCAGCTTTGCCATCTACGAGTCGGCAAAGAGGAGGCGGGACGTCTACACCGACGAGCTGGAGAAAGCCTTCCCGACACTCTACGCAAAAAGGAGGACCAGAAAGGAGAAGAAGGAGTCCTATATTGCCAGCTTCAAGCCGCCCCTCTTCGGGAAGGACTACTCCAAGTACGCTCCCCAGGCGAAGAAGCTGACGGAGGACTTCATGGGACGTTTCGACCCGGCCGCCGCCCAGGACTGGAAGGGGATTGTGGGCGTGGTCCTCAAGGCGGAGGGGGGCGTTTCTGAGCAGCGGCTCGCGATAAAGGTCGAGGGGGGAAAGGCAAGGCTGATCGAGGGGAAGATCCCCGAAGACGCCGGGATTACGCTCACCATACCTGCGGGGAGCTGGGCCGCCATCCTCATGGGGAAAAAGAGGATCGAGACCGCACTCTTCAAGGGGGAGCTCAAGATCGACGGCGAGGTCATGGAGGGGATGAAGCTCAGGAGCGCCTTTCACATTTAGCGGGCTTGGGGAGATTTAGACATTCTGAAGTATGGGGCGGGAGAAAATTCACGGCGGGCGAAGGCTCTTCTCCCTCATTAAAGCCCCGGCGCCAGAGGGGGTTGTGACGATCTATTCACGGGCCGAGAACGGAAGGGGGCCCAGGGCCGCTTTTTAGATTAACATTTAGATTAACATTTTGATTAGCTTTTCGATTACGGAGTGTTGAAGCAATGGCAGGAGAAAAGGCCGAGGTAAAGGTCGTGCCGGTTACGGCGAAGGGCGGGCCCGCCCTCGGGATAGAGGCCTCGTGGATCGGCTCGCAGTTCGTGATGATAATAGCGGACAGGGGACTGGTCGCCTGCGGGGTGATAGACGTGAGTATAATGGACAGGGTCGGGGCGGCGGTCGCCGTGGCGAGGGGAACGCCCGAAAGAC harbors:
- a CDS encoding DUF1805 domain-containing protein; this translates as MAGEKAEVKVVPVTAKGGPALGIEASWIGSQFVMIIADRGLVACGVIDVSIMDRVGAAVAVARGTPERQLIVVDDLLNAKIQDMTERAGSLGVEVGMTGREALDILSV